Part of the Magnetococcales bacterium genome, GACGATATCCAGATGGCCACCTTGGGCTGCCCGCATGAGGGGGGTGTAGCCTTCGCGGTTTTGATGGTTGGGATCAGCCCCTTGCTCGAGGAGGACCGCGACCACTTCACCGAAGCCACGCTTGGCGGCATGAATCAGTGCGGTTTCGCCCTTCTTATCCATCAGGTCGGTGGCGGCACCGTTATCGATCAGTTTTTTGACCACCTCGGGATAGTTGTAGCGGGCGGCCAGCATCACCGCATCCTGGCCACTTTGGGTGGTGGCGCGGACGTTGGCGCCATTTTCGATCAGGGTGGTCACCTGATCACTCCGGCCCCACTGGGCGGCCAGCATCAGGGGGGTGAAGCCGTAGGGATCCTGGGCGTTGATATCGGCACCCGCTGCGATCAATCGATCCATCACCGCAGCTTGTCCCTCTTCTGCGGCCCACAGCAACGGTGTCCAGCCCACCCGACCCCGGGCATTGACTTGAGCGCCGGATTCCAGGAGGGCATCAACTTGTTTGATGTCGCCATTCATAGCCGCAACGGTGAGTTTTTCCCCAGTGGCTTCGGCAACGGTTTGGCTGGGGGTCATGTAAATCGCAACACCTGCGATGGTGAGCATGGTGGCGAGCACTTTGAGATGGGTGGCTTTCATGGCGTGTCCTCCTTGGTGTTGATTCCGGGGCTTGAATCTGGACCTCCCCGTTATCAGCTGTTTATAATATTCTTACCTTCTAAATAAGCATCTTCCGTGCCTATTCAACTCTTTCCCTGAATTTTTTTGAAATGCCCATTAAGCCTGGGTTGAGGAGGGCTGGAGGGGAACAAACCGGATCGGCTCTCTTGGTTTGTTTTAGCGGATGAAACAGTTTGTCCGGACAGTTTGTTTCATGGAACAATCTGTCTCACAAAAAGGTCTCTGTCAGGAGGGGGAAGGGTTTGCTCCGGGAAAGTCAGGTTGGGAGAGCCATCCAATACTGGCAGATGTTGTCTGGCGGATCACAGTACTTGATAGGATTATTGTGACATTTCAATCTGTTATCTTATAAACGAACGCCCAATCATTGGGTTTGGAATGATCTGGACCGCCCTCACAGGCGCTCTGAGGGTCTGTTCATTTTGGAGAATAACCGATGTCGAAGATGCCAACCTCAGCGGTAGGCGTAGCGTTGGAGTCCGGGGATTTTTTGCAGGATACCGCCGTAGGGGAAAAAATCGTCAACCTCCTTTTGGGACGGGTCGAGGAGGGGGTGGTGATTCTGGATACCCAATGGCGGGTCCGGGGGATGAATCTGGCTGCCCGGGAGCTTACCTTTTTGGGACCACTGGCGATGGGTCGCGTATTTGCCGGAGACCGGGAGGAGTGCCAGGAAAAACTCCGGACGGTTTTGAATCGAATCGCCCACACGGGGGTGGGGGAAGAGCTGATCGACTTGAGCTGCCGCAATAGTGGCAACGAGGCGTTGAAGATGGGCTTGGCAGCCATTCCCATCGGCGGCAGAGGCCAACCCTTCCAAGGGGTGGTACTGCTCTTTGCCGAAGGCACCCGTCTGGCTAATCTGACCGCCTCCCGACAGGCGGCTGGACGTTTTCACCGATTGATCGGCGGCAGTCCGGTGATGGGGGAGATTTATGCCCAGGTGGAAAACCTGGCCAACGTCGCTACCACCGTGCTGGTAACCGGTGAGAGCGGTACCGGTAAGGAGCTTGTGGCTGAAGCGCTGCACTTTCAGGGTCAGCGCAGCCATCGGCCACTGGTGCGGGTCAACTGTTCGGCTCTTTCGGAAACCCTGCTGGAGAGTGAGCTGTTTGGCCACGT contains:
- a CDS encoding ankyrin repeat domain-containing protein, producing MKATHLKVLATMLTIAGVAIYMTPSQTVAEATGEKLTVAAMNGDIKQVDALLESGAQVNARGRVGWTPLLWAAEEGQAAVMDRLIAAGADINAQDPYGFTPLMLAAQWGRSDQVTTLIENGANVRATTQSGQDAVMLAARYNYPEVVKKLIDNGAATDLMDKKGETALIHAAKRGFGEVVAVLLEQGADPNHQNREGYTPLMRAAQGGHLDIVANLLDSGAKVDYRHVCGCTALLLAAENGYTNVVQSILNHGADPNETNEDGTTALMFAARNDHHEIFKMLVSRGADLDRQDQEGKTARDYVDPSRVGHDI